A single genomic interval of halophilic archaeon DL31 harbors:
- a CDS encoding hypothetical protein (KEGG: hma:rrnAC0082 hypothetical protein), translated as MDRRVLLGWLTALAGCSARPTDSSSPERTTGSTPPTARTPFVTQETDVGLPNVRPDGNPVVTGQADLRGATVVDVDLPASPKAVAGLADVNGGSRWAALLGNGSVVGVRLDTNGAATFPLRPDRLDGPPLLLGDEDRVLVPGSLAPHTHPVPVAGGLTWVRSDGRLRTPGGIVAVDALPDAVPVTIGNRVFVLSEPTRAYTHGVLGDEVEAGSVASVDAEAGRMQRRLVPPSGTVIEGRSAMLADLGGEPAIVVTASDAQAGARLVAFGIDSEWQATGPPVGGGYRWRHQLAVAPFGPGDEQTVAVVKTPHIGGVAEFYRRDGQTLRVAASDAGGYQTHEIGSRTLGGALAGRFAGDDRWLLVVPDRHRENLLALDWREAGNGETVEQVFSLSLPGKLTSNLHGVAMNAEEVILAAGTDAGLRFFRG; from the coding sequence ATGGACCGCCGCGTACTGCTTGGCTGGCTCACGGCGCTCGCTGGCTGTAGCGCGCGGCCGACTGACAGCAGTTCGCCCGAACGGACCACAGGGTCGACCCCTCCGACGGCCAGAACACCCTTCGTCACCCAAGAGACGGACGTCGGCCTCCCAAACGTCCGCCCGGACGGCAATCCTGTGGTGACCGGGCAGGCTGATCTGCGGGGAGCGACCGTCGTCGATGTCGACCTGCCGGCGTCTCCAAAGGCAGTCGCCGGTCTCGCTGACGTCAACGGGGGTAGTCGCTGGGCAGCGCTTCTCGGGAACGGGAGTGTCGTGGGTGTTCGACTCGACACGAATGGGGCAGCCACGTTCCCGCTTCGACCCGACCGACTCGACGGACCGCCGCTCCTCCTCGGTGATGAGGACCGAGTCCTCGTCCCCGGGTCACTCGCCCCGCACACGCACCCGGTGCCGGTCGCGGGTGGACTCACGTGGGTCCGGAGTGACGGGCGACTTCGAACACCCGGTGGCATCGTGGCTGTCGACGCGTTGCCAGACGCCGTTCCTGTCACTATAGGCAACCGTGTGTTCGTGCTTTCGGAACCGACGCGGGCATACACCCACGGCGTCCTGGGCGACGAGGTGGAGGCCGGGAGCGTGGCCAGTGTCGACGCCGAAGCGGGCAGGATGCAGCGCCGGCTCGTTCCGCCCAGTGGAACCGTCATCGAGGGCCGCTCGGCGATGCTCGCGGACCTCGGTGGGGAGCCAGCGATAGTCGTCACCGCCAGCGACGCCCAAGCCGGTGCGCGCCTCGTCGCGTTCGGTATCGACAGCGAGTGGCAGGCGACCGGTCCGCCGGTCGGCGGGGGGTATCGCTGGCGCCACCAACTCGCTGTTGCTCCCTTCGGTCCGGGAGACGAGCAGACTGTCGCGGTGGTCAAAACACCACATATTGGCGGCGTCGCGGAGTTCTATCGCCGCGATGGACAGACGCTGCGGGTAGCGGCGTCCGACGCCGGCGGGTACCAGACCCACGAAATCGGCAGTCGGACCCTCGGCGGCGCGCTGGCTGGACGGTTTGCTGGCGACGATCGGTGGCTGCTCGTGGTCCCGGACAGACACCGTGAGAACCTCCTCGCCCTCGACTGGCGTGAAGCGGGGAACGGAGAGACCGTTGAACAGGTGTTCTCACTCTCGCTTCCAGGGAAATTGACCTCGAACCTCCACGGAGTTGCAATGAACGCTGAAGA
- a CDS encoding Nitrile hydratase (KEGG: nitrile hydratase~PFAM: Nitrile hydratase, beta subunit) codes for MNGIHDLGGMDGFDDLPADEPDAASPFHHEWEGVVEAMFLTGLARGAFSLDRFRATLERHTPEYYLETPYYERWQTGIESLFADAGVVDEADLRERALAFERGDADLPEQRNPAVTEEVLRGVTASYGSNREPAEPTFEEGDRVVVNNDHPSHHTRAPRYTRGVEGEIQDHSGTHVFPDDNAQGEERAVPVYNVRFEAADLWGEAHTDADGIRLECWEPYLRAAD; via the coding sequence ATGAACGGTATCCACGATCTCGGGGGGATGGACGGGTTCGACGACCTGCCTGCCGACGAACCCGACGCAGCCAGCCCGTTTCACCACGAGTGGGAAGGCGTCGTCGAAGCAATGTTTCTCACCGGTCTCGCCCGCGGTGCGTTCTCACTCGACCGCTTTCGCGCGACGCTCGAACGGCACACCCCGGAGTACTACCTCGAGACGCCCTACTACGAGCGATGGCAGACCGGCATCGAGTCGCTGTTCGCCGACGCGGGCGTCGTCGACGAGGCCGACCTCCGCGAGCGCGCGCTGGCGTTCGAGCGCGGCGACGCCGATCTCCCGGAGCAGCGTAATCCAGCAGTGACCGAGGAAGTGCTCCGAGGCGTCACGGCGTCCTACGGCAGCAATCGGGAGCCCGCCGAGCCTACCTTCGAGGAAGGCGACCGCGTTGTCGTGAACAACGACCACCCGAGCCACCACACGCGGGCGCCGCGCTACACCCGTGGTGTCGAGGGGGAGATACAGGACCACAGCGGCACGCACGTCTTCCCGGACGACAACGCACAGGGCGAGGAGCGAGCCGTCCCGGTGTACAACGTTCGGTTCGAGGCTGCCGATCTCTGGGGCGAGGCGCATACGGATGCGGACGGAATCAGGCTGGAGTGTTGGGAGCCGTATCTCCGCGCAGCCGACTGA
- a CDS encoding Aryl-alcohol dehydrogenase (NADP(+)) (KEGG: hut:Huta_2991 aldo/keto reductase~PFAM: Aldo/keto reductase), with translation MEYTTLGDTGIEVSKICLGCMSFGDPEWRNWVLGEGDGKELVDRAVELGINFFDTANMYSMGESERILGEALSEYDRREMVVATKGFYPMREDDPNSGGASRKAIEQELAASLDRLGMETIDLYQTHRWDYDTPIKTTLRALDDAVRRGQARHVGTSSMWAHQFAEALHTSERLGLEQFATMQNHYNLLYREEEREMLPYTQKQNVGVMPWSPLARGFLARPHEEQAATARGESETEQDRHPYLENGGREVNERVQELAAEKGIKMAQVGLAWLFNKDAVDAPIVGTTSVEHLEDAVEALDISLSSSDMAYLEEPYQPVAASGHR, from the coding sequence ATGGAGTACACCACGCTCGGTGACACCGGTATCGAGGTTTCGAAAATCTGCCTGGGCTGTATGAGTTTCGGCGACCCCGAGTGGCGTAACTGGGTGCTCGGCGAAGGGGACGGGAAAGAACTGGTCGACCGCGCGGTCGAACTGGGTATCAACTTCTTCGATACGGCGAACATGTACTCCATGGGCGAGTCCGAGCGCATCCTCGGCGAGGCGCTCTCGGAGTACGACCGGCGGGAGATGGTCGTCGCCACGAAAGGGTTCTACCCAATGCGCGAGGACGACCCAAACTCGGGCGGCGCCTCGCGGAAGGCCATCGAACAGGAGCTCGCGGCCTCCCTTGACCGCCTCGGGATGGAGACGATTGACCTCTATCAGACCCACCGTTGGGACTACGACACCCCAATCAAGACCACGCTCCGAGCGCTCGATGACGCCGTTCGCCGCGGGCAGGCCCGTCACGTCGGCACCTCCTCGATGTGGGCCCATCAGTTCGCGGAGGCACTGCACACCAGCGAACGCCTCGGACTGGAGCAGTTCGCAACGATGCAGAATCACTACAATCTCCTCTACCGCGAGGAGGAGCGCGAGATGCTCCCCTACACCCAGAAACAGAACGTGGGCGTCATGCCGTGGTCGCCGCTGGCTCGTGGCTTCCTCGCGCGCCCCCACGAGGAGCAGGCGGCGACGGCGCGCGGCGAGAGCGAAACCGAACAGGACCGCCACCCCTATCTCGAGAACGGTGGGCGAGAAGTGAACGAACGCGTCCAGGAGCTTGCCGCCGAGAAGGGGATCAAGATGGCCCAGGTCGGGCTGGCGTGGCTGTTCAACAAGGACGCCGTCGACGCGCCCATCGTCGGCACCACCAGTGTCGAGCATCTCGAGGACGCCGTTGAGGCCCTCGACATCTCGCTCTCCAGTTCCGACATGGCGTATCTCGAGGAGCCGTACCAGCCCGTTGCGGCCTCTGGCCACCGATAG
- a CDS encoding hypothetical protein (KEGG: hla:Hlac_2363 hypothetical protein): MEYDTLITNWLLSLIAALLAVEVLNVTSEGGRLLLDLLSPIANVLAGLTFLAFVIVTGSFFVYAMSFRD; encoded by the coding sequence ATGGAGTACGACACCCTCATCACGAACTGGTTGCTCTCGCTCATCGCTGCGCTGCTGGCGGTGGAAGTCCTCAACGTGACGAGCGAGGGGGGCCGGCTGCTGCTGGACCTGCTCTCGCCGATCGCGAACGTGCTTGCAGGGCTCACGTTCCTGGCGTTCGTCATCGTCACCGGCTCCTTCTTCGTCTACGCGATGAGTTTCCGAGACTGA
- a CDS encoding hypothetical protein (KEGG: hwa:HQ2238A divalent heavy-metal cations transporter): protein MTRWLLGTHLDCTADDLDDHEGILLVESTAFADRRPSHPHKLTQIFAAGAMVSLIVSEVILEALETGTELAHGGYRYLLAGLGAGGLVMVLLLYGVTGRTTASVAGR from the coding sequence GTGACGCGCTGGCTGCTCGGGACGCATCTCGACTGCACCGCCGACGATCTCGACGACCACGAGGGCATTCTGCTGGTCGAATCGACGGCCTTCGCCGACCGCCGTCCCTCCCACCCACACAAACTCACGCAGATCTTCGCCGCGGGCGCGATGGTGTCTCTGATTGTCTCGGAGGTCATCCTCGAAGCGCTCGAGACCGGCACGGAGTTAGCCCACGGCGGCTACCGGTACCTGCTCGCCGGCCTCGGTGCCGGCGGGCTCGTCATGGTGCTGTTACTGTACGGTGTAACTGGAAGAACGACTGCGTCGGTCGCCGGGCGTTAG
- a CDS encoding hypothetical protein (KEGG: hvo:HVO_1004 hypothetical protein) has protein sequence MVESHTYTIEGPDGETDSVEIPENLIELMQEGDKSGAGVVADIVLQAFAQQGHARVHHAEDGISDEMEEANEQLEERFEERFGISLADAMGHQH, from the coding sequence ATGGTCGAGAGCCATACCTACACCATCGAAGGTCCCGACGGCGAAACCGATAGCGTCGAAATCCCCGAGAACCTCATCGAACTGATGCAGGAAGGAGACAAATCCGGCGCCGGCGTCGTCGCCGATATCGTGTTGCAGGCGTTCGCCCAGCAGGGCCACGCCCGCGTCCACCACGCCGAAGACGGCATCAGCGACGAGATGGAAGAGGCCAACGAGCAGCTTGAGGAACGGTTCGAGGAGCGCTTCGGCATCTCGCTGGCCGACGCGATGGGCCACCAGCACTAA
- a CDS encoding Thioredoxin-disulfide reductase (KEGG: hla:Hlac_0323 FAD-dependent pyridine nucleotide-disulphide oxidoreductase~PFAM: FAD-dependent pyridine nucleotide-disulphide oxidoreductase), with the protein MSNHVEEAVEHRRLIIAGTGIAGLTAAIYAGRSNNEPLVLEGNEPGGQLTLTTEVDNYSGFPEGISGPELVNKMKEQATKFGAETDHGIVVDVEGLGTTEDGVDQPPFRVELRDGTVYTTDAFIAASGASARTLGVPGEDELMGYGLSTCATCDGAFFRDEDMLVVGGGDAAMEEANFLTKFADTVYIAHRRDEFRAEDYWIDRIMEKVDAGDVEILWNTELMEIHGTPEDGIDHVSLVRHPDGHPQEKLEAGDADPTEFEMDVGAVFYAIGHTPNAGYLEGTGVEMDDEGYIITHGGRDGGQTATGVPGIFGAGDVVDHHYQQAVTAAGMGSEAAIDADHWLEDQERAGALGAEAPVGATADSDD; encoded by the coding sequence ATGAGCAACCACGTCGAGGAGGCGGTCGAGCACCGCCGACTCATTATCGCCGGAACGGGGATTGCGGGCCTCACAGCAGCCATCTACGCCGGGCGGTCGAACAACGAGCCGCTGGTGCTGGAGGGCAACGAGCCGGGCGGCCAGCTCACCCTCACAACAGAAGTCGACAACTACTCCGGCTTCCCCGAGGGCATCTCCGGCCCCGAACTCGTGAACAAGATGAAAGAGCAGGCGACGAAGTTCGGCGCCGAAACCGACCACGGAATCGTCGTCGACGTAGAGGGGCTCGGAACCACCGAAGACGGCGTCGACCAACCGCCGTTCCGTGTCGAGCTCCGCGACGGGACAGTTTACACGACAGACGCATTCATCGCCGCCTCTGGCGCCTCCGCCCGCACGCTCGGCGTGCCCGGCGAGGACGAACTGATGGGCTACGGGCTCTCGACGTGTGCGACCTGTGACGGCGCGTTCTTCCGCGATGAGGACATGCTGGTCGTCGGCGGCGGCGACGCCGCGATGGAGGAGGCAAACTTCCTCACCAAGTTCGCTGACACCGTCTACATCGCCCATCGCCGCGACGAGTTCCGCGCGGAGGATTACTGGATCGACCGCATCATGGAGAAAGTCGATGCGGGCGACGTGGAGATCCTTTGGAACACCGAACTCATGGAGATTCACGGCACCCCCGAGGACGGCATCGACCACGTCTCGCTGGTCCGCCACCCCGACGGCCACCCCCAGGAGAAACTCGAAGCCGGCGATGCTGACCCAACGGAGTTCGAGATGGACGTCGGTGCAGTGTTCTACGCCATCGGCCACACGCCCAACGCGGGCTACCTCGAGGGCACGGGTGTCGAGATGGACGACGAGGGGTACATCATCACGCATGGCGGGCGCGACGGCGGTCAGACCGCGACCGGTGTGCCCGGCATCTTCGGCGCGGGCGACGTCGTCGACCACCACTACCAGCAGGCCGTGACCGCCGCAGGGATGGGGAGCGAGGCAGCCATCGACGCCGACCACTGGCTGGAAGATCAGGAGCGTGCTGGCGCCCTCGGTGCTGAGGCGCCGGTCGGCGCAACGGCTGACAGCGACGACTGA
- a CDS encoding protein of unknown function DUF357 (PFAM: Protein of unknown function DUF357~KEGG: hla:Hlac_0959 protein of unknown function DUF357): MPADLEEKTDRYGEMLADALDVAEPAAPPGTPLGEAAAETYEMAGSYLKDGRHFRTADDPVNALASFSYGYGWLDAGVRFGLFEIPDDTELFTTEAP, from the coding sequence ATGCCTGCCGACCTGGAGGAGAAGACCGACCGCTACGGCGAGATGCTGGCCGACGCCCTTGACGTCGCCGAGCCAGCGGCGCCGCCGGGAACGCCACTGGGCGAAGCGGCTGCCGAGACCTACGAGATGGCAGGTTCGTACCTCAAGGACGGCCGACATTTCCGGACGGCAGACGACCCAGTGAACGCGCTGGCCTCTTTTTCATACGGCTACGGTTGGTTGGACGCTGGCGTGCGATTCGGCTTGTTCGAAATCCCCGACGATACGGAACTGTTCACGACCGAAGCACCCTGA
- a CDS encoding cysteinyl-tRNA synthetase (TIGRFAM: Cysteinyl-tRNA synthetase, class Ia~KEGG: hvo:HVO_1125 cysteinyl-tRNA synthetase~PFAM: Cysteinyl-tRNA synthetase, class Ia, N-terminal; Cysteinyl-tRNA synthetase, class Ia, DALR) yields the protein MTLSLTDTLSGEREPFEPTGDAVLLYVCGLTVSDEPHLGHARLWAQADILHRWLAHEGYDVRHVENVTDVNEKITARIGEREEWKEEADVAREYTNEVLSGMRGLNLERAEVYPKVSEHVPEIIDLVETLVDDGYAYESNGSVYFDVTTFPEYGKLSNQDLEEMESQGEPDERAEKRNAGDFALWKAGGVSETAVEEHSKHNHEDHPSGQTWASPWGEGRPGWHIECSAMSMTHLGDHLDIHMGGQDLVFPHHENEIAQSEAATGEEFAGHWLHVGFMQAGEEKMSSSLGNFFTVSDALREYGPNVLRTFYASAEYRSQQAYTEETIAEARRRWERLERAYETAVAHADDADAGAKVEDSAFRDTLATARTEFVAAMNDDLNAREAMAELLGVASAVNRHVEEHDQYDYRALADAIEFFEEFGEGVFGLQFGEATDGNVELAEDLAELVLDLRENERESGNYERADDLRDTLEALGVDVEDSDDGPTFRFD from the coding sequence ATGACCCTGTCGCTGACCGACACCCTGTCGGGCGAACGCGAACCGTTCGAGCCGACCGGCGACGCCGTGCTGCTCTACGTCTGCGGGCTGACCGTCTCCGACGAACCGCATTTGGGCCACGCCCGGCTCTGGGCACAGGCCGACATCCTCCACCGCTGGCTGGCCCACGAGGGCTACGACGTGCGCCACGTGGAGAACGTCACCGACGTGAACGAAAAGATCACCGCCCGTATCGGCGAGCGCGAGGAGTGGAAGGAGGAGGCCGACGTTGCCCGCGAGTACACCAACGAGGTGCTCTCGGGGATGCGCGGGCTGAACCTCGAACGCGCCGAGGTCTACCCTAAGGTCTCAGAGCACGTGCCCGAAATCATCGATCTCGTGGAGACGCTGGTGGACGATGGCTACGCCTACGAATCTAACGGCTCTGTCTACTTCGACGTGACCACGTTCCCGGAGTACGGGAAACTCTCAAACCAGGATCTCGAGGAGATGGAGAGTCAGGGCGAACCCGACGAGCGGGCGGAGAAGCGCAACGCCGGCGACTTCGCGCTCTGGAAAGCTGGCGGCGTCAGCGAGACGGCAGTCGAGGAACACAGCAAACACAACCACGAGGACCACCCCAGCGGTCAGACCTGGGCGTCACCCTGGGGCGAGGGGCGGCCCGGCTGGCATATCGAGTGCTCGGCGATGTCGATGACGCATCTGGGCGACCACTTAGACATCCACATGGGCGGACAGGACCTCGTCTTCCCGCATCACGAGAACGAAATCGCCCAGAGCGAGGCCGCCACGGGCGAGGAGTTCGCCGGCCACTGGCTCCACGTCGGGTTCATGCAGGCTGGTGAGGAAAAGATGTCCTCCTCGCTGGGCAACTTCTTCACCGTCTCCGACGCGCTGCGGGAGTACGGCCCGAACGTCCTCAGGACGTTCTACGCCTCCGCGGAGTACCGCTCCCAGCAGGCCTACACCGAGGAGACCATCGCAGAAGCTCGTCGACGCTGGGAGCGCCTGGAACGGGCCTACGAGACGGCTGTCGCTCACGCTGATGACGCCGACGCAGGGGCGAAAGTGGAGGACTCCGCGTTCCGCGACACGCTGGCAACCGCACGGACAGAATTCGTCGCGGCGATGAACGACGACCTCAACGCTCGGGAGGCGATGGCGGAACTGCTCGGCGTTGCGAGCGCCGTCAACCGCCACGTCGAGGAGCACGACCAGTACGACTATCGGGCGCTCGCCGACGCGATCGAGTTCTTCGAGGAGTTCGGTGAGGGCGTGTTCGGCCTGCAGTTCGGCGAAGCCACAGATGGGAACGTCGAACTCGCAGAGGACCTCGCGGAACTGGTGCTCGACCTCCGCGAGAACGAGCGCGAGTCCGGGAACTACGAGCGCGCCGACGACCTCCGGGACACCCTGGAAGCGCTGGGCGTGGACGTGGAGGACAGCGACGATGGCCCGACGTTCCGGTTCGACTGA
- a CDS encoding hypothetical protein (KEGG: hma:rrnAC1291 hypothetical protein), giving the protein MSTAEATRDAVRSQPFLLHALRAGVLNYTAAASFLEVEGENDAVATALRRFAEELPAYEPASRDARVTMKSGLGLQDAAETDSDPLLQAGGTVVTDGGSLTAVLATGAVKPADVGTVCARFDAEAIDLHAAAVAGESLVVVVGRRDGPPAVQTLEDVLADLLA; this is encoded by the coding sequence ATGTCGACTGCGGAAGCGACCCGTGATGCAGTACGCAGCCAGCCATTCCTCCTACATGCCCTTCGTGCGGGCGTCCTCAACTACACGGCTGCCGCGAGCTTTCTCGAGGTCGAGGGCGAGAACGACGCCGTTGCAACGGCGCTTCGTCGCTTCGCTGAGGAGCTCCCAGCGTACGAACCGGCGTCCCGCGACGCGCGCGTGACGATGAAGAGCGGTCTCGGCCTGCAGGACGCAGCCGAAACCGACAGCGACCCGTTGCTCCAAGCGGGCGGGACTGTCGTTACGGACGGTGGTTCGCTGACCGCTGTCCTCGCAACGGGAGCCGTCAAGCCAGCAGATGTGGGCACCGTCTGTGCCCGGTTCGATGCCGAGGCTATTGACCTTCATGCGGCGGCGGTTGCAGGCGAGTCACTGGTCGTCGTCGTCGGCCGCCGGGACGGCCCCCCCGCGGTCCAGACGCTCGAAGACGTGCTGGCTGACCTGCTCGCCTGA
- a CDS encoding hypothetical protein (KEGG: hvo:HVO_1130 hypothetical protein) gives MSALSVHLNREKPREVDAPASFTGHRQFDIALENHGDSAAVHVQLDDALSAVAQLGTHELRVGPGETKHVRVTVGAADEPVTGELTITLGYGVSTGKTTVTLEPSQPEEHTVTVDESLGSPRQQTKRRRPKPRTLGLLAFAGVALLVAIAVALTVESTVVLGAAVLVAVIAVVGVVAALY, from the coding sequence GTGTCCGCGCTCTCGGTCCACCTGAACCGTGAGAAACCCCGCGAAGTCGACGCGCCGGCGTCGTTCACTGGCCACCGACAGTTCGATATCGCGCTGGAGAATCACGGCGACAGTGCGGCCGTCCACGTCCAACTGGACGACGCGCTCTCGGCGGTCGCCCAACTCGGCACGCATGAGCTTCGCGTGGGACCCGGCGAGACCAAACACGTCCGCGTTACCGTCGGTGCCGCCGACGAACCGGTCACTGGCGAACTCACGATCACGCTGGGCTACGGCGTCTCGACGGGGAAGACGACCGTCACGCTCGAACCCTCTCAGCCCGAAGAGCACACGGTCACGGTCGACGAATCGTTAGGGAGCCCCCGACAACAGACCAAGCGCCGCCGCCCCAAGCCCCGAACGCTCGGATTGCTCGCGTTCGCTGGCGTCGCGCTGCTCGTCGCAATCGCCGTCGCGCTCACGGTCGAAAGCACCGTCGTCCTTGGCGCCGCTGTCCTCGTCGCCGTCATCGCGGTTGTCGGCGTGGTCGCCGCACTCTACTGA
- a CDS encoding 2-dehydro-3-deoxyglucarate aldolase (KEGG: htu:Htur_4400 4-hydroxy-2-oxovalerate aldolase~PFAM: HpcH/HpaI aldolase), translating into MSRRQRTDRMDLRQQLAADASPIGSWVSLGSPAAAEIVGALEFDFVVVDTEHTPLSIESVEDLVRAVDASGQTDTVVRVPENDETEIKRALDLGAAGVMAPQVETEAEAEELVAATRYPPEGIRGIAGSRANGYGKDIGPYFEAANDEVAVLPQVETATGLTNVAEVAAVDGVDALFVGPADLSADLGCFGEYDAPEFVNAVDRVLDAGDHAGIPVGTLATSPDQISMWDEWGMDFLIAGTDIGYLREGAAAAKECYESLQSEE; encoded by the coding sequence ATGTCACGACGACAGCGCACCGACCGCATGGATCTCAGGCAACAGCTGGCGGCCGACGCCTCGCCCATCGGCAGTTGGGTCTCGCTGGGGTCGCCCGCGGCCGCCGAAATCGTCGGCGCGCTGGAGTTCGACTTCGTCGTCGTCGACACCGAGCACACGCCGCTCTCTATCGAGAGCGTCGAGGACCTCGTTCGGGCCGTCGACGCCAGCGGCCAGACCGACACCGTGGTCCGTGTGCCCGAGAACGACGAGACCGAGATCAAGCGCGCGCTCGACCTCGGTGCCGCGGGCGTGATGGCGCCGCAGGTCGAAACCGAAGCCGAAGCCGAAGAACTGGTCGCCGCCACGCGCTACCCACCCGAGGGAATCCGAGGCATCGCGGGGAGCCGCGCCAACGGCTACGGGAAGGATATCGGCCCCTATTTCGAGGCCGCCAACGACGAGGTCGCGGTGCTCCCGCAGGTCGAGACCGCGACGGGACTGACGAACGTCGCTGAAGTCGCTGCAGTCGATGGTGTCGACGCGCTGTTCGTCGGGCCCGCAGACCTCTCCGCGGACCTGGGCTGTTTCGGCGAGTACGACGCTCCGGAGTTCGTCAACGCCGTGGACCGCGTCCTCGATGCGGGCGACCACGCCGGCATCCCCGTCGGGACGCTCGCGACTTCGCCCGACCAGATCAGTATGTGGGATGAATGGGGGATGGACTTCCTCATCGCCGGCACCGATATCGGCTATCTGCGAGAGGGCGCTGCGGCGGCCAAGGAGTGTTACGAGTCGCTCCAGAGCGAGGAGTAG
- a CDS encoding hypothetical protein (KEGG: hbo:Hbor_08960 hypothetical protein), which produces MSLPEIVSEHLGDEEPVAEVALGGDDLLLVTPTRTLVYRAEGLLSDESVEELPHAVECITIENGRRKATLVLDYGIDGEKSITLPKGKLDEVLHPMLAGVLDAKGITEPGESVKRTFRFSELTLIVTSQRVVKHIGQPVWDEEFEEYPFEEVTDLAFEPGNVATSVVLTVSDHQERFKAPNDDARMVEAALKDAILTYYDVPNIEAFRALSADEDAEPADASSSSPFGDGPDLFGNDEDEQDDEADEEPDTDRIVEQVTNEEYYGAKGEGELDTASDSDPNTASTESDADLAAEVSALREEIERQRADLDRQSELIDQLIEELRVGR; this is translated from the coding sequence ATGAGCCTGCCGGAGATAGTCAGCGAGCACCTCGGCGATGAGGAGCCCGTCGCGGAGGTGGCGTTGGGCGGCGACGACCTGCTGCTTGTCACGCCCACGCGAACGCTCGTCTACCGTGCGGAGGGGCTACTCTCGGACGAATCCGTCGAGGAGCTCCCCCACGCGGTCGAGTGCATCACCATCGAGAACGGTCGTCGGAAGGCGACGCTCGTCCTCGATTACGGTATCGACGGGGAGAAGTCGATCACGCTCCCCAAAGGGAAACTCGACGAGGTGCTCCACCCGATGCTCGCGGGCGTCCTCGACGCCAAGGGTATCACCGAGCCCGGCGAGAGCGTCAAACGCACGTTCCGATTTTCGGAACTCACCCTCATCGTCACTAGCCAGCGCGTCGTGAAACATATCGGCCAGCCGGTCTGGGACGAGGAGTTCGAGGAGTACCCATTCGAGGAGGTGACCGACCTCGCGTTCGAGCCGGGGAACGTCGCGACCTCCGTCGTCCTCACAGTTTCAGACCATCAAGAACGGTTCAAGGCGCCGAACGACGACGCCCGGATGGTCGAGGCAGCGTTGAAAGACGCGATTCTGACGTACTACGACGTCCCGAATATCGAAGCGTTCCGAGCGCTCTCGGCGGACGAAGACGCAGAGCCAGCAGACGCGTCGTCCAGTTCGCCGTTCGGCGACGGTCCTGACCTCTTTGGCAACGACGAGGACGAGCAAGACGACGAAGCAGACGAAGAGCCGGACACTGACCGTATCGTCGAGCAGGTGACCAACGAGGAGTACTACGGCGCCAAAGGGGAGGGCGAACTCGACACCGCCTCCGACTCCGACCCCAACACGGCGAGCACCGAGTCGGATGCAGACCTCGCCGCGGAGGTGAGCGCACTTCGTGAGGAAATCGAACGTCAGCGCGCCGACCTCGACCGTCAGAGCGAACTCATCGACCAGCTCATCGAGGAGCTCCGGGTCGGCCGCTGA